From Streptomyces showdoensis, the proteins below share one genomic window:
- a CDS encoding DUF3732 domain-containing protein, with translation MHLIALALYHRDGRPDPRVVRFRPGTLNILTGESETGKSAVLSIVEYCLGRQTFTLPDGVITDTTAWYALLVQIGPTRLLLGRPAPKGASTNKAMLVIGDHTLDVPAADQMHVNADAAAIRTELSARIGIEEFRFQPPAGAGRHAFDVSIAQAVLLCLQKQNEIANQNLLFHRQGEQGIAQAIKDTLPYFLGAAGPEQAARRHELAELNKALRRVNKQIEEARRRVEGGEAPRVALARMAADAGLIDTVPEAPTATALDTLLRQALDAVPDASFVSGPDTRREQLAAERRALRSQLQEIDNSRTILDSWKEESTALTGELHVQLSRLKPIGLLGDASHDRDAHTCPLCSQHLPIPDPRVSDLQELTRRLETELDDLAALQPARNQHLEALEAQTREIQASLRNNAATLEALNASDRQLRQAQDQRTYLAHVQGRILQELQRTSPQGKDDLGDLLRHGDRLTEQAEALQLLVDADEVGAETENRLNEVADLMTTWARTLGLEHADTAEEVRISPTLLNVVLRTPAGRLPLTRIGSAKNWIGYHLVAHLALHTYLQRHNRPVPGFLMLDQPTQAFFPEEVHDAVTVEDADWEAVRAYFALISQAVEQNGGALQVIVCDHVNLRDDWFQQGVVENWRGGVALIPTDWISAE, from the coding sequence ATGCACCTGATCGCCCTCGCCCTCTACCACCGAGACGGCCGCCCCGACCCCCGCGTCGTCCGCTTCCGCCCCGGCACCCTCAACATCCTCACCGGAGAGTCCGAGACCGGGAAATCCGCGGTCCTGAGCATCGTCGAGTACTGCCTCGGCCGGCAGACCTTCACCCTTCCAGACGGAGTCATCACCGACACCACCGCCTGGTACGCGCTCCTCGTACAGATCGGCCCCACCCGTCTCCTCCTGGGCCGCCCCGCGCCCAAGGGCGCCTCGACGAACAAGGCGATGCTCGTCATCGGCGACCACACACTAGATGTCCCTGCGGCAGACCAGATGCACGTCAACGCTGACGCCGCCGCCATCCGCACCGAGCTCAGCGCCCGTATCGGCATCGAGGAATTCCGCTTCCAGCCCCCCGCCGGAGCCGGCCGTCACGCCTTCGACGTCTCCATCGCCCAGGCCGTCCTGCTGTGCCTGCAGAAGCAGAACGAGATCGCCAACCAGAATCTCCTCTTCCACCGCCAGGGGGAGCAGGGAATCGCCCAGGCGATCAAGGACACCCTTCCCTACTTTCTCGGCGCGGCAGGCCCCGAACAGGCAGCCCGCCGTCACGAACTCGCCGAACTGAACAAAGCCCTGCGCAGGGTCAACAAGCAGATCGAAGAGGCACGGCGCCGAGTAGAAGGCGGCGAAGCCCCCCGCGTCGCCCTGGCACGCATGGCAGCCGACGCAGGTCTCATCGACACCGTCCCCGAAGCTCCCACCGCAACCGCCCTCGACACCCTGCTGCGCCAAGCCCTCGACGCCGTTCCCGACGCCTCCTTCGTCTCCGGCCCAGACACCAGGCGTGAACAGCTCGCCGCCGAACGCCGCGCCCTGCGCAGCCAGCTTCAGGAGATTGACAACTCCCGCACCATCCTCGACAGCTGGAAGGAAGAGAGCACCGCCCTCACCGGCGAACTCCACGTCCAGCTCAGCCGCCTCAAGCCCATCGGCCTGCTCGGCGACGCCTCCCACGACCGCGACGCCCACACCTGCCCCCTGTGCTCTCAGCACCTCCCCATCCCAGACCCTCGAGTCTCCGACCTCCAGGAACTCACCCGCCGCCTCGAGACAGAACTGGACGATCTGGCCGCACTGCAGCCGGCCCGGAACCAGCACCTCGAAGCACTCGAAGCACAGACCCGCGAGATCCAGGCAAGCCTGCGTAACAACGCGGCCACCCTCGAAGCCCTCAACGCCAGCGACCGGCAACTCCGCCAAGCCCAGGACCAGCGCACCTACCTCGCCCACGTCCAAGGACGCATCCTCCAAGAACTCCAGCGCACCAGCCCCCAGGGCAAGGACGACCTCGGCGACCTCCTGCGGCACGGCGACAGGTTGACCGAACAGGCCGAAGCCCTCCAGCTTCTCGTGGACGCCGACGAAGTCGGCGCCGAGACCGAGAACCGGCTGAACGAAGTCGCCGACCTCATGACCACCTGGGCGCGAACCCTCGGCCTCGAGCACGCCGACACCGCCGAAGAGGTCCGCATCAGCCCCACCTTGCTCAACGTCGTCCTGCGCACCCCCGCCGGACGACTGCCCCTCACCCGCATCGGCAGTGCCAAGAACTGGATCGGCTACCACCTCGTCGCCCACCTCGCCCTGCACACCTACCTGCAGCGCCACAACCGTCCGGTCCCGGGCTTCCTCATGCTTGACCAGCCCACCCAGGCGTTCTTCCCCGAGGAGGTGCACGACGCGGTCACCGTCGAGGACGCCGACTGGGAAGCCGTCCGCGCCTACTTCGCCCTCATCTCCCAGGCCGTAGAGCAGAACGGCGGAGCTCTCCAGGTCATCGTCTGCGACCACGTCAACCTCCGCGACGACTGGTTCCAGCAGGGAGTCGTCGAAAACTGGAGAGGCGGCGTCGCACTCATTCCCACAGACTGGATCTCCGCCGAGTGA
- a CDS encoding NUDIX domain-containing protein, whose amino-acid sequence MLAIRRTRPGIPVYWVLPGGGVEPGDESREAALYREIHEEIAGKADIVRLLHTMSPTTSASSSTSPASRPGPSRTAPARSSAPRTAANTCWRRFR is encoded by the coding sequence ATGCTAGCCATCCGCCGCACCCGGCCGGGCATCCCCGTGTACTGGGTCCTGCCCGGCGGCGGTGTCGAGCCCGGTGACGAGTCCCGTGAGGCCGCCCTGTACCGGGAGATCCACGAGGAGATCGCGGGGAAGGCCGACATCGTCCGCCTCCTCCACACGATGAGTCCGACGACGAGCGCCAGCTCTTCTACCTCGCCCGCATCGCGACCTGGTCCTTCGAGGACCGCACCGGCCCGGAGTTCTGCGCCAAGGACCGCGGCGAATACATGCTGGAGGAGATTCCGCTGA
- a CDS encoding ABC-three component system protein: MTQKMPHSAAGQMVGYLYQCEWALVELARRWFRDPQTELRMEMLDDIDLLRHGTPVELVQSKHHGHAGELGSTSADLWRSINSWCDALEHLPAGQLPMLRLVTTQTVSPGNVLAKLRHDARDVTAALAELEAIAGDPDGAKTTLPWRSRFMACTASTRAALVGAIVLDDSAPRVSEVDSTLREVIGIWKNDEQSQAILEELKGWWWNVSLDMLDHTNPGRRMSVSAEELRTQIDYVSGKYTHTALPVVDSLDDLTEQEIAQYTGHVFVEQLKLIGLGNRSIRAHIGEYHHAWAHRSRWLYHHHVTPGELTQFDSDLRQEWNLIFAKYADRFDAGKEGDDAQAVGETILDATLTAAQDIKLRQLGKRWIARGTLHALADNARNEPKPLGWHPHFEDLLKTPPRTQTKGE, encoded by the coding sequence GTGACACAGAAGATGCCGCACTCCGCGGCCGGCCAGATGGTCGGATACCTCTACCAGTGCGAATGGGCCCTGGTGGAACTGGCCCGCCGATGGTTCAGGGACCCGCAGACCGAGCTCCGCATGGAGATGCTCGACGACATCGACCTCCTCCGCCACGGCACGCCGGTCGAGCTCGTCCAGTCCAAACACCACGGACACGCCGGCGAACTGGGGTCCACCAGTGCCGACCTGTGGCGTTCGATCAACTCCTGGTGCGACGCGCTCGAACACCTGCCGGCGGGGCAGCTTCCCATGCTCAGGCTCGTCACCACACAGACTGTCTCGCCCGGCAATGTTCTGGCCAAACTCAGACACGACGCCCGGGATGTCACCGCTGCACTGGCAGAACTCGAGGCCATCGCCGGCGATCCCGACGGCGCCAAAACCACATTGCCCTGGCGATCCCGGTTCATGGCCTGCACCGCTTCGACGCGCGCTGCCCTCGTGGGCGCCATCGTCCTCGACGATTCCGCGCCGCGAGTGTCAGAGGTGGACTCTACGCTGCGCGAAGTGATCGGAATCTGGAAGAACGACGAGCAGAGCCAGGCGATCCTCGAGGAACTGAAAGGCTGGTGGTGGAACGTGTCCCTCGACATGCTCGACCACACCAATCCCGGCCGGCGCATGTCCGTCAGCGCCGAGGAACTGCGCACTCAGATCGACTACGTCTCCGGCAAGTACACCCACACCGCCCTGCCCGTCGTCGACAGCCTCGACGACCTCACCGAGCAGGAGATCGCCCAGTACACCGGCCACGTCTTCGTCGAACAGCTCAAGCTGATCGGCCTCGGCAACCGCAGCATCCGCGCCCACATCGGCGAGTACCACCACGCCTGGGCCCACCGCTCACGCTGGCTCTACCACCATCACGTCACCCCCGGGGAACTCACCCAGTTCGACAGCGACCTGCGCCAGGAATGGAACCTCATCTTCGCCAAGTACGCCGACCGCTTCGATGCCGGCAAAGAAGGCGACGACGCCCAGGCCGTCGGCGAGACCATCCTCGACGCCACCCTCACCGCGGCGCAGGACATCAAACTCCGCCAGCTCGGCAAACGGTGGATCGCCCGCGGCACCCTGCACGCACTCGCCGACAACGCCCGCAACGAACCCAAGCCGCTGGGCTGGCACCCCCACTTCGAGGACCTGCTCAAGACACCCCCGCGCACGCAGACGAAGGGGGAGTAG
- a CDS encoding RNA polymerase sigma factor codes for MTSTEGSGPAARAAKDPERRKAMRDFYLAQHPRLDAFVARRVGGAQEAEDLCQETWRLFFVRYDHHVEFYDEPAKALYSIARCRIAEFWERRGIAREVPVDEPEMALLMRVMVTHLPVAIERGVDVERALAGLAHRQRVALCLRYLDDLSVAEVAVLMGIGENGVKKLLKRALATLRGASALEHYRPMATGKGECE; via the coding sequence ATGACATCGACGGAGGGCAGCGGTCCCGCAGCCCGAGCCGCAAAGGATCCTGAGCGCCGGAAGGCCATGAGGGACTTTTACCTGGCCCAGCACCCCAGGCTGGACGCGTTCGTGGCGCGCCGGGTGGGAGGAGCGCAGGAGGCGGAGGACCTGTGCCAGGAGACCTGGCGTTTGTTCTTCGTCAGGTATGACCACCACGTCGAGTTCTACGACGAGCCGGCGAAAGCGCTCTACTCCATTGCCCGATGCCGCATCGCGGAATTCTGGGAGAGGCGCGGCATCGCGCGGGAGGTCCCCGTCGACGAGCCGGAGATGGCCTTGCTCATGCGCGTGATGGTCACGCACCTTCCTGTGGCGATCGAGCGGGGCGTGGACGTCGAACGGGCCCTGGCCGGCCTGGCACACAGGCAGCGTGTGGCCCTCTGCCTCCGGTACCTCGACGACCTCAGCGTCGCGGAGGTCGCCGTACTCATGGGGATCGGGGAGAACGGAGTGAAGAAGCTACTCAAACGGGCCTTGGCGACGCTCCGCGGCGCCAGCGCTCTGGAGCACTACCGACCGATGGCCACGGGAAAGGGAGAATGCGAGTGA
- the tpg gene encoding telomere-protecting terminal protein Tpg, with protein MTKSVGEGLNNALEQAVTRPAPKSPGVQMRYLVKQLKGTKAAAQALGISQRTVERYIKNQLKKPRPDLAARLSSEVKKRWQPRVKAQAKKTAGTSSGLVIDVQGRLGYSAPVGTTDEARERHLTVALPPRFAERLFTAQEQGASESQLQQIAAEGLKETYFQNHGTRAGSLEEVHLFDVQHIEFGL; from the coding sequence ATGACCAAGTCCGTTGGCGAGGGACTCAACAACGCACTAGAACAAGCCGTCACACGCCCAGCACCCAAGAGCCCGGGCGTCCAGATGCGCTACCTGGTCAAGCAGCTGAAAGGAACCAAGGCCGCAGCCCAAGCCCTCGGGATCTCCCAGCGCACCGTCGAGCGGTACATCAAGAACCAGCTCAAAAAACCGCGCCCGGACCTCGCCGCCCGACTGTCCAGCGAGGTGAAAAAGCGGTGGCAGCCCCGCGTGAAGGCGCAAGCGAAGAAGACCGCCGGCACGAGCAGCGGCCTCGTCATCGACGTCCAGGGCCGCCTCGGCTACAGCGCGCCCGTCGGCACCACGGACGAGGCACGCGAACGCCACCTCACCGTAGCGCTGCCGCCGCGCTTCGCCGAGCGCCTGTTCACAGCGCAGGAGCAGGGCGCCTCTGAGAGCCAGCTCCAGCAGATCGCTGCCGAAGGACTCAAGGAGACCTACTTCCAAAACCATGGGACGCGGGCCGGGAGCCTGGAGGAAGTGCATCTGTTCGACGTCCAGCACATCGAGTTCGGCCTCTGA
- a CDS encoding helix-turn-helix domain-containing protein: protein MDSIEQLTDHERATVVLQAEQAELGHQAYALGLELLAQGRRDEAKNWLSTAARYHVSGALEELDRDGARAAAAPAASVIPPLPTGRHLAPLDRDGARAAAAPTASATPRLPASRRLAPAAQRILLGARLRELRENRGITQTEAALRVHASTATVSRFEHGQPVPGSADKLERLLDLYEVHDPWERNRLLDTLNAAQGESWWHEYNDITPERLRLLFDLEQSADSIQTYEARLVPGLLQTPKYAREILRTGLPLDEEETIDRRVELRMKRQQLLDSIHAPKLHAVLDEGVLLRQVGSRRVMQEQLEHLLRLARWPNVTIQIVPFRAGGVVDIGEPVTILRFAERLLPDIVYTEQLSGAQYISRGDAHSRYQEQLYRLADAAERPHNTESIVHAILGHAETLREAQVRGPDAAVYNGFMERVATEAAPPDLTSGILRDLIASCG, encoded by the coding sequence ATGGACAGCATTGAGCAGCTCACGGATCACGAGCGGGCCACGGTGGTCCTCCAAGCCGAGCAGGCCGAACTGGGCCATCAGGCGTACGCCCTTGGGCTCGAACTCCTCGCACAGGGGCGCAGGGACGAGGCGAAGAACTGGCTGAGCACCGCGGCCCGCTATCACGTCAGCGGCGCCTTGGAGGAGCTGGACCGTGACGGAGCCCGAGCGGCCGCCGCGCCGGCGGCATCCGTCATCCCCCCGCTTCCCACTGGCAGGCACCTCGCTCCTCTGGACCGGGACGGAGCCCGAGCGGCCGCCGCGCCGACGGCATCCGCCACCCCCCGGCTCCCCGCCAGCAGGCGCCTCGCCCCTGCGGCTCAACGCATTCTGTTGGGCGCGCGCTTGCGTGAACTGCGTGAAAACCGTGGCATCACCCAGACCGAGGCCGCGCTGCGGGTCCACGCCTCGACTGCCACGGTCTCCCGGTTCGAACACGGACAGCCCGTGCCAGGGTCGGCGGACAAGCTGGAACGGCTACTCGACCTGTACGAGGTTCACGACCCCTGGGAAAGGAACCGCCTCCTTGACACCCTGAACGCGGCCCAGGGGGAAAGCTGGTGGCACGAGTACAACGACATCACGCCCGAGCGGCTGAGGCTCCTCTTCGACCTGGAGCAGAGCGCTGATTCCATCCAGACATACGAGGCGCGACTCGTTCCCGGCCTGCTCCAGACACCCAAGTACGCGAGGGAGATCCTCCGGACTGGGTTGCCTCTTGATGAGGAGGAAACGATCGATCGCCGGGTGGAGCTGCGTATGAAGCGCCAGCAGCTGCTGGATTCCATCCACGCTCCCAAGCTCCACGCTGTTCTCGACGAGGGGGTCCTACTCCGCCAGGTAGGTAGCCGCCGTGTGATGCAGGAACAGCTCGAGCACCTTCTGCGTCTCGCGCGGTGGCCCAACGTCACCATCCAGATCGTGCCCTTCCGCGCAGGGGGTGTCGTGGACATCGGCGAACCGGTGACGATCCTGCGTTTCGCGGAACGGCTGCTGCCTGACATCGTCTACACGGAACAACTCTCCGGCGCCCAGTACATCAGCCGGGGAGACGCCCACTCGCGGTACCAGGAGCAGTTGTACCGGTTGGCTGACGCTGCCGAGCGACCGCACAACACGGAGAGCATTGTCCACGCAATCCTGGGGCACGCCGAGACGTTGCGGGAGGCTCAGGTGCGGGGTCCCGACGCGGCGGTCTACAACGGATTCATGGAACGCGTCGCGACCGAGGCGGCACCCCCCGACTTGACGTCCGGGATCCTCCGCGACCTCATCGCGTCCTGCGGCTGA
- a CDS encoding GNAT family N-acetyltransferase, with translation MPLIRDIVQADYSVVEELLYSNHLGDGRFYDPEGLDVVVAELQGSVVGVAEFQLHCDFGHDEGREAHPGEQTFISTMAVALTGRRGGVGRALLTEIARRAQKAGDTFLALVPQDGADAADRQAFFKACGFTLYGPAGPGAAWGCPVSEILAVRGTADAASE, from the coding sequence ATGCCGCTCATCCGTGACATCGTCCAAGCCGATTACTCGGTGGTGGAGGAGCTGCTGTACTCGAATCATCTGGGAGACGGCAGGTTCTACGACCCCGAGGGCCTGGACGTCGTCGTGGCCGAGCTCCAAGGGTCTGTCGTCGGGGTCGCCGAGTTCCAGCTCCACTGCGACTTCGGGCACGACGAAGGCCGGGAGGCGCATCCCGGCGAGCAGACGTTCATCTCAACGATGGCGGTCGCCCTTACCGGTCGTCGCGGCGGGGTCGGCCGGGCACTTCTCACTGAGATCGCCCGCCGGGCCCAGAAGGCCGGCGACACGTTCCTGGCCCTGGTGCCGCAGGACGGCGCCGACGCGGCTGACCGGCAGGCGTTCTTCAAGGCGTGCGGGTTCACGCTCTACGGCCCCGCCGGCCCGGGCGCGGCATGGGGCTGCCCGGTCTCGGAGATTCTCGCCGTGCGGGGCACAGCTGACGCCGCTAGTGAGTGA
- a CDS encoding three component ABC system middle component, whose product MTTTQLPEAAALLNPAFGAYILSHSAAAYAAAATEPESHLPWPSAFLVLPLVLPPDSRSALPRDTRTQLAGWLADNTMIRAAFPQRAPALHAYTQGCIRFGIRHGTLALTGGGLRATRKPAKPDSSQPAGEAATCVRAAVLVGRWFAATDTATLFTLLGVRP is encoded by the coding sequence ATGACCACCACCCAGCTTCCTGAAGCAGCGGCCCTCCTCAACCCTGCTTTCGGCGCCTACATCCTCAGCCACAGTGCTGCCGCGTACGCCGCAGCCGCCACCGAGCCGGAATCCCATCTGCCCTGGCCGTCCGCGTTCCTGGTCCTGCCGCTGGTCCTGCCCCCCGACTCCCGGAGCGCCCTGCCGCGAGACACCCGCACCCAGCTCGCCGGATGGCTGGCAGACAACACCATGATCCGCGCAGCATTCCCTCAGCGCGCACCCGCTCTGCACGCCTACACCCAAGGCTGTATCCGCTTCGGCATCCGCCACGGCACCCTGGCGCTGACCGGAGGCGGCCTGCGGGCCACCCGCAAACCCGCGAAGCCCGACTCGTCACAGCCCGCCGGCGAAGCCGCCACCTGCGTACGCGCCGCGGTTCTCGTGGGCCGCTGGTTCGCCGCGACAGACACCGCCACCCTCTTCACGCTGCTGGGCGTAAGGCCCTGA
- a CDS encoding restriction endonuclease → MSPSDFEEYVAELCRRDGCTGVRRVGAANDLGADVTGRLPDGRKLVVQCKRYAKHRTVGSPDLQKFNGTARSEHGADVPLFVASCKFTKQARAFAARHGLVLVDVDLLGFWNSGTALTALLDLDIGRSGTNQKLAPDN, encoded by the coding sequence ATGAGCCCCTCGGACTTCGAGGAATACGTCGCGGAACTCTGCCGCCGAGACGGCTGCACCGGAGTGCGCCGCGTGGGTGCTGCGAACGACCTGGGCGCCGACGTGACGGGCCGGCTGCCGGATGGCCGGAAGCTCGTGGTGCAGTGCAAGCGCTACGCGAAACACCGCACCGTCGGTAGCCCGGACCTCCAGAAGTTCAACGGCACCGCCCGCAGCGAACACGGAGCAGACGTCCCGCTTTTCGTCGCCTCGTGCAAGTTCACCAAGCAGGCGCGAGCCTTCGCAGCCCGCCACGGTCTGGTCCTCGTGGACGTCGACCTCCTCGGCTTCTGGAACAGCGGCACCGCTCTGACCGCGCTCCTGGACCTGGACATCGGCCGGTCCGGCACCAACCAGAAACTCGCCCCGGACAACTGA